One stretch of Priestia filamentosa DNA includes these proteins:
- a CDS encoding MerR family transcriptional regulator, with product MLKAVPQEKTYDGSIFAKTLGVTSSTLRNYKSHFVKAGISFKMKNGKTVYTETNLQMFKAMLDLYKQGGKTIAECVHAVLASVHPVQDSVLTVQDTVHAVQQYEDKVQDSLKQMEERLQQMQQYIDTKLADRDKQLMGVIKELQEIKA from the coding sequence TTGTTAAAAGCAGTCCCACAAGAAAAAACATATGACGGTTCAATATTTGCTAAAACGTTGGGTGTTACTTCGTCAACCCTTAGAAATTACAAGAGTCATTTCGTTAAAGCAGGTATTTCTTTTAAGATGAAAAATGGAAAAACAGTCTATACTGAAACCAATTTACAAATGTTTAAGGCTATGTTGGATTTATACAAACAAGGTGGAAAAACTATAGCTGAATGTGTCCATGCTGTCCTTGCAAGTGTCCATCCTGTCCAGGACAGCGTCCTAACTGTCCAGGACACTGTCCATGCTGTCCAACAATATGAGGACAAGGTGCAGGACAGTTTAAAACAAATGGAAGAACGATTACAACAAATGCAACAATACATTGATACCAAACTAGCAGATAGAGATAAACAGCTTATGGGAGTAATTAAGGAGTTACAAGAGATTAAGGCA